In Methylacidiphilum infernorum V4, a single window of DNA contains:
- a CDS encoding ribulose bisphosphate carboxylase small subunit → MRITQGTFSYLPDLTDEEIAAQVQYIIDQGWSIMIEYTDNPHPRHTYWDMWGLPLFDIKDPAAVMQELNECRKAYPNHYIRISGYNRQQGYQTTMISFICNRPKEEPGFELVRTEWADRQQKYQLKPYAIDKPKGQRYKS, encoded by the coding sequence ATGAGAATAACACAGGGTACTTTTTCCTATCTTCCGGATTTGACCGATGAAGAGATAGCGGCCCAAGTTCAATATATCATTGATCAAGGTTGGTCGATAATGATCGAATATACCGACAATCCTCATCCGCGGCATACCTATTGGGATATGTGGGGGCTTCCCCTTTTTGATATAAAGGATCCGGCTGCGGTCATGCAGGAGTTAAACGAATGCCGAAAGGCTTACCCCAACCATTACATCCGCATTAGCGGTTACAATCGCCAGCAAGGATATCAGACCACGATGATCAGTTTTATTTGTAACCGTCCCAAGGAAGAACCGGGTTTTGAGCTGGTTAGAACGGAGTGGGCAGACAGGCAGCAGAAATACCAGCTAAAGCCTTATGCCATTGATAAACCTAAAGGTCAGCGCTATAAAAGCTGA
- a CDS encoding form I ribulose bisphosphate carboxylase large subunit, translated as MVIAGDGKAGAKKSRWSAGVTPYAEMGYYNADYVPKDTDILAAFRFVPQEGVEPIEAGAAVAGESSTATWTVVWTDRLTAYEHYQGKCFRVEPVPGTNQYIAFIAYDLDLFEEGSIANMSSSIIGNVFGFKALKSLRLEDLRIPPHYVKTFQGPAHGIMMEREYLNKYGRPLLGATVKPKLGLSAKNYGRVVYEALRGGLDFTKDDENINSQPFMRWRDRWLFCMEAVNKAMAETGEIKGHYLNVTAATMEEMYERAEFAKELGSVIIMVDLTAGFTAIQSMAKWCRKNGVLLHLHRAGHSTYTRQKIHGVNFRVIAKWMRLAGVDHIHAGTVVGKLEGDLHSVQGYYKTLRTQYTEADPLLGLYFEQDWASMPGVMPVASGGIHAGQMHLLLSYLGEDTILQFGGGTIGHPDGIAAGATANRVAVEVMVQARNEGKDILREGPEILEKACRWSPALAKAIETWKDISFEFESTDVPDAVAMPTIA; from the coding sequence ATGGTGATAGCAGGCGATGGAAAAGCAGGTGCAAAAAAAAGCAGGTGGTCCGCAGGTGTTACCCCTTATGCCGAAATGGGGTATTATAATGCCGATTACGTTCCCAAGGATACCGATATTCTTGCTGCGTTTCGGTTCGTCCCGCAAGAAGGGGTAGAACCCATTGAAGCTGGGGCCGCTGTTGCAGGAGAATCTTCAACGGCAACCTGGACGGTGGTATGGACGGATAGACTCACCGCCTACGAACATTACCAAGGAAAATGCTTCCGCGTTGAACCGGTTCCCGGGACAAACCAGTATATAGCCTTTATTGCTTACGACCTCGATCTCTTTGAGGAAGGATCGATAGCCAACATGTCCTCCTCTATCATCGGAAATGTATTTGGCTTTAAAGCTCTGAAGTCTTTGAGGCTTGAGGATTTGAGGATTCCACCCCATTACGTGAAAACTTTTCAGGGACCGGCCCACGGTATAATGATGGAGAGAGAATACCTCAATAAGTATGGAAGACCGCTTTTGGGGGCGACGGTGAAGCCCAAGCTGGGCTTATCCGCAAAGAATTACGGTAGGGTTGTTTACGAGGCTTTGCGTGGAGGGCTCGATTTTACCAAGGATGATGAAAACATCAACAGCCAGCCTTTTATGCGTTGGAGGGATAGGTGGCTTTTTTGCATGGAAGCTGTCAACAAGGCGATGGCGGAAACGGGAGAAATTAAGGGCCATTACCTTAATGTGACAGCCGCCACCATGGAAGAGATGTATGAGAGAGCGGAATTTGCCAAGGAGCTAGGCAGCGTGATCATCATGGTGGATTTGACAGCCGGTTTTACGGCAATCCAATCGATGGCGAAGTGGTGTAGAAAAAATGGTGTATTACTTCATCTTCATCGCGCGGGGCACAGTACCTATACTCGACAAAAGATTCATGGAGTCAATTTCAGGGTGATTGCCAAGTGGATGCGGCTTGCCGGAGTAGACCATATTCATGCGGGCACGGTTGTGGGGAAACTGGAGGGAGATCTGCATTCTGTTCAAGGTTATTACAAAACTTTGAGGACACAGTATACCGAAGCGGATCCTCTCCTTGGTCTTTATTTTGAACAAGATTGGGCCTCGATGCCTGGAGTCATGCCTGTAGCCTCTGGTGGAATCCATGCAGGGCAAATGCATTTACTTTTAAGTTACCTGGGAGAAGATACCATCCTGCAGTTCGGTGGGGGGACTATAGGTCATCCCGATGGTATTGCTGCCGGGGCCACGGCAAACCGGGTGGCTGTAGAGGTTATGGTTCAGGCAAGGAATGAAGGGAAAGACATTCTTAGGGAAGGGCCTGAAATCCTGGAGAAAGCCTGCAGGTGGAGTCCCGCTTTGGCTAAGGCGATCGAAACATGGAAAGATATAAGCTTCGAATTCGAGTCCACCGACGTTCCCGATGCGGTGGCGATGCCTACGATTGCGTAG
- a CDS encoding transaldolase family protein: MKINLDDLIGSLEESILDAIERVRGKSKPLQEAYFLSHPMLGALKRAGTSHIYVDSADFQELDDLIIRSEDRDKLIYNEEIDGNTTNQPLVAKIFNRYFEQDTEDKVGDWIKCLKEKNPGLSLGDLVVVLYTIINGRIGIETTERYGMGRRWEISLELHTELAPSIENSFRAAWCLSKTNPNAFVKVPFTPHFPHCFIIARELEKAGIAVNFTATFSARQVVAAALLANPHRSNVFIGRLSQGLQSELLGEQVVLEAQRQLSKLRMKYGLKTLNIVASMRKWQTFLLTAGCDVYTSPYPVLKDFLMQKEVPAGEIASKLEQSYVDQLHLKEEVVSKIGENRLRSLFVVEPEFIEFLITLRNSAEFEEMDGEGLQKSFEKAGFGDFFYAPTVQEWAELKKGKLPDLNSELTKKIALDTLYSLLAIGDFSNFQHKMDAEVIKKIEKSL, translated from the coding sequence ATGAAAATCAACCTTGATGATTTAATTGGATCCCTGGAAGAATCGATCCTGGATGCCATTGAACGGGTAAGGGGAAAAAGCAAGCCTTTACAGGAAGCCTACTTTTTATCCCATCCCATGTTAGGGGCACTCAAAAGGGCCGGGACCAGCCATATTTATGTCGATAGTGCCGATTTCCAAGAGCTGGACGATTTAATTATCCGCTCAGAAGACAGGGATAAGCTTATTTACAACGAGGAAATAGATGGAAATACTACCAATCAACCCCTGGTAGCTAAAATTTTTAACCGGTATTTTGAGCAGGATACCGAAGATAAAGTAGGGGATTGGATTAAGTGTTTAAAAGAAAAAAATCCGGGATTGAGTTTAGGGGATTTGGTTGTCGTTCTTTATACGATTATCAATGGGAGAATAGGTATAGAAACAACCGAAAGATACGGAATGGGGAGGAGATGGGAAATAAGCTTGGAACTTCATACGGAGCTTGCTCCAAGTATTGAAAATTCTTTTAGAGCAGCATGGTGCCTTTCTAAGACTAATCCTAATGCCTTTGTGAAAGTTCCCTTTACTCCTCATTTTCCCCACTGTTTCATCATAGCGAGGGAACTGGAAAAAGCGGGGATAGCTGTAAACTTTACCGCTACATTTTCAGCCAGGCAAGTTGTTGCCGCAGCCCTTCTTGCCAACCCGCACCGCAGCAATGTCTTTATTGGACGATTAAGCCAAGGCTTGCAATCGGAATTACTTGGCGAACAGGTGGTGTTGGAAGCCCAAAGGCAGCTCAGCAAATTGAGAATGAAGTATGGCCTGAAAACCCTCAATATCGTGGCCAGCATGCGCAAGTGGCAGACTTTTTTATTGACTGCAGGTTGCGACGTTTATACTTCTCCTTACCCGGTACTAAAAGATTTTTTGATGCAGAAAGAAGTTCCTGCTGGAGAAATCGCTTCAAAATTGGAACAGAGTTATGTTGATCAACTGCATTTAAAAGAAGAGGTGGTGAGCAAGATAGGGGAGAACCGGCTCCGGTCCCTTTTTGTGGTCGAACCGGAATTTATCGAATTTCTAATTACTTTGAGAAATTCTGCTGAATTTGAAGAAATGGATGGAGAAGGGTTACAAAAGAGTTTTGAAAAAGCCGGATTTGGGGATTTCTTTTATGCACCGACCGTGCAGGAATGGGCGGAATTGAAAAAAGGGAAATTGCCCGATTTAAATTCAGAGTTGACAAAAAAAATAGCCTTGGATACGCTTTATAGCCTTTTGGCTATAGGTGATTTTTCTAATTTCCAGCATAAGATGGACGCAGAAGTCATCAAAAAAATAGAAAAATCTTTGTAA
- the rplU gene encoding 50S ribosomal protein L21, giving the protein MKAIIQTGGKQYWISEGEELNIELPAHQPNTKDTLLQINEVLYVGEGQMKQVGQPFVAGASVELECLSEIKTPKVIAFKFKRRKGYHRTVGHRQKLLRVKVKKIHLPV; this is encoded by the coding sequence ATGAAAGCCATCATACAGACAGGAGGAAAACAATACTGGATAAGCGAAGGAGAGGAGTTAAACATTGAACTGCCTGCGCACCAACCGAATACGAAAGATACACTCCTTCAAATCAACGAGGTCCTTTACGTCGGGGAAGGACAAATGAAGCAGGTAGGGCAACCTTTTGTCGCTGGTGCTTCGGTCGAGCTGGAGTGTCTTTCTGAAATAAAAACTCCAAAGGTTATCGCCTTTAAGTTTAAACGCAGAAAGGGTTACCACAGGACTGTTGGGCATAGGCAAAAACTGCTGCGGGTAAAAGTTAAAAAAATTCATCTTCCTGTATAA
- the rpmA gene encoding 50S ribosomal protein L27, producing the protein MAHKKGQGSTRNGRDSHSKRLGIKEFSGEVVKAGHILLRQRGTKFKPGKNVGMGRDFTLYSLVHGQVEWDGSRRLVHVKPFNTA; encoded by the coding sequence ATGGCACATAAAAAAGGACAAGGCAGTACGAGAAACGGTAGGGATAGCCACAGCAAAAGATTGGGCATAAAGGAATTCAGTGGAGAAGTCGTAAAAGCGGGTCATATTCTCTTACGACAAAGGGGGACGAAATTTAAACCCGGTAAAAACGTAGGAATGGGAAGAGATTTTACTCTCTATTCTCTTGTCCATGGCCAAGTGGAATGGGACGGTTCAAGACGTCTTGTCCATGTCAAACCCTTCAATACCGCTTAA
- the obgE gene encoding GTPase ObgE has translation MFTDYVRILAKAGKGGNGCISFCREAFRPHGGPDGGDGGKGGDVILEVNPQLSDLSHFLFSPHQFAEDGQPGKGQKRKGRDGKNLKLEVPPGVVVYQLDPNRIFHSSRDLLPIPKPGEPLKKIGELIEPGMRFILCKGGKGGRGNFQFRSPINQSPRYCEEGEEGQSGQFLLELKTIADVGFVGLPNSGKSTLLRQVTDAKPKTAPYPFTTLKPHVGIVNFDDGYRMSCADIPGLIEGAHQGKGLGFYFLRHIERSHLLVYVLDLADPFLDPVQVFYTLRNELEKYNKELLKKPFLIVGNKVDLVAADSLNHKSLDFNKRTGLSFLPISALKAQGIELFLNSCRKSFESTKKLIPSSPKVLSPLT, from the coding sequence ATGTTTACCGATTACGTCCGTATATTAGCCAAAGCAGGAAAAGGAGGCAATGGTTGTATTAGTTTTTGCCGGGAAGCCTTTCGTCCTCATGGTGGGCCCGATGGAGGAGATGGGGGTAAAGGGGGAGATGTGATCCTAGAAGTTAATCCTCAGCTTTCCGATCTTTCTCATTTTCTTTTTTCTCCCCATCAGTTTGCCGAGGATGGTCAACCGGGAAAGGGTCAAAAAAGAAAAGGACGTGATGGGAAAAACCTCAAATTGGAAGTTCCTCCCGGGGTAGTCGTCTATCAGCTTGATCCCAACCGAATTTTTCATTCATCTCGGGATCTTCTCCCTATCCCCAAGCCGGGTGAACCGCTGAAAAAGATAGGAGAACTGATTGAACCGGGTATGCGTTTTATTCTTTGCAAAGGCGGTAAAGGAGGAAGAGGTAATTTTCAATTCCGTAGCCCGATCAATCAATCTCCACGCTATTGTGAAGAAGGAGAAGAAGGACAATCTGGGCAGTTCCTTTTGGAATTAAAAACGATAGCTGACGTTGGGTTTGTTGGGCTACCTAACTCGGGTAAGTCAACGCTACTTAGGCAGGTGACAGATGCAAAACCCAAAACAGCCCCTTACCCATTCACAACCTTAAAACCCCATGTGGGCATCGTGAACTTTGACGACGGTTATAGAATGTCATGTGCCGATATTCCTGGACTTATCGAGGGAGCTCACCAAGGTAAAGGACTTGGTTTTTACTTCCTAAGACACATAGAGAGGTCCCATCTTCTCGTTTATGTTCTTGACCTTGCCGACCCCTTTCTTGATCCCGTCCAAGTATTCTATACCCTTCGTAATGAACTTGAAAAATACAATAAAGAACTCTTAAAAAAACCGTTTCTTATTGTAGGCAACAAAGTGGATCTGGTTGCAGCGGATAGCTTAAATCACAAGTCCTTGGATTTCAATAAAAGAACGGGTTTAAGTTTTTTGCCCATATCTGCCCTGAAAGCTCAAGGAATTGAGCTGTTTTTGAATTCTTGTCGAAAAAGCTTTGAATCCACCAAGAAATTAATTCCCTCTTCTCCAAAAGTCCTTTCCCCATTAACATAG
- a CDS encoding TMEM14 family protein, giving the protein MEKSSLCLIFYGIALILLGLVGYLSNPKKAKTSLFSGSGMGIIAIILGFFSKLALALVLSLVLISLFSLMLLWRAVVSWRLVAAGNKSKLFVASLLSLMLLLSLFVLGYLYSVR; this is encoded by the coding sequence ATGGAAAAGTCCTCACTTTGTTTGATTTTCTACGGTATTGCCCTTATCTTGCTTGGGCTCGTGGGATATTTATCCAATCCCAAGAAAGCCAAGACTTCTCTCTTTAGTGGGAGCGGTATGGGTATAATAGCGATCATTCTTGGTTTTTTTTCGAAACTCGCATTAGCCCTAGTCCTTTCTCTGGTTCTTATTTCGCTTTTCAGTCTCATGCTTCTGTGGAGGGCGGTCGTCTCATGGAGGCTTGTTGCAGCGGGTAACAAGAGCAAATTATTTGTTGCTTCCCTGCTTTCTTTAATGCTCCTTTTGTCTTTGTTTGTCCTGGGTTACCTCTACTCGGTCCGTTAG
- a CDS encoding YraN family protein — protein sequence MKWISIRNWIKKKNFFKNPRKVNSLVGQRGEKEAAFFLHNLGYKILLKNVKIEGYELDLVCRDKEVLVFVEVKTRSSIQYGFPYEAVDAQKKRNLIAAAHAYLKLLKNPVVAYRFDVVEVLFFKGTRPKITHYPNAFGMGSGF from the coding sequence ATGAAATGGATCTCTATTCGGAATTGGATAAAGAAAAAAAATTTTTTTAAGAATCCCCGCAAGGTAAACAGTCTTGTCGGACAGAGGGGAGAAAAAGAGGCGGCTTTTTTCCTTCACAACTTAGGGTATAAGATATTACTCAAAAATGTAAAAATCGAGGGTTACGAGCTCGATCTTGTATGTAGGGATAAAGAAGTGCTTGTTTTTGTTGAAGTTAAAACTCGCAGCTCCATTCAATACGGTTTCCCTTACGAGGCCGTTGATGCTCAAAAGAAAAGAAACCTGATTGCTGCCGCCCATGCTTACCTGAAGCTTCTTAAAAATCCGGTTGTCGCTTATCGGTTTGACGTTGTTGAAGTTTTATTTTTTAAGGGAACTCGACCCAAAATCACCCATTATCCTAATGCCTTCGGCATGGGGAGCGGGTTTTAA
- a CDS encoding ribonuclease HII codes for MNPLDLSYEKRLLTKGYRVIAGIDEVGRGAIAGPVVAAAVILPQDLPFHKYLKDSKAVEEKKRKQVVQWLLKEGRISFGLGFSFVEEIERINIHGSCLLAMRRAISCLEERPDILLVDGIFSPPHLSIPSLTIVGGDAKVASIAAASLVAKVSRDGWMVKLSSLYPEYGWEKNKGYGTANHFESLRTKGLSPYHRKSFLVKRLHLAKSLNYEMDLYSELDKEKKFF; via the coding sequence ATGAATCCCCTTGATCTTTCCTACGAGAAAAGACTTCTTACAAAGGGTTATCGGGTTATCGCGGGAATTGATGAGGTGGGCAGGGGGGCCATAGCAGGACCAGTGGTTGCCGCTGCCGTAATCTTGCCTCAGGATTTACCTTTTCACAAGTATTTAAAAGACTCCAAGGCTGTCGAGGAAAAAAAAAGGAAGCAAGTTGTACAGTGGTTGCTCAAAGAGGGAAGGATAAGCTTTGGCCTAGGTTTTTCATTTGTTGAAGAGATTGAAAGAATAAACATCCACGGCTCTTGTCTTTTAGCGATGAGAAGAGCTATATCTTGTCTTGAAGAAAGACCGGATATTCTCCTTGTTGATGGAATTTTTAGTCCCCCTCATCTATCTATCCCTTCCTTAACGATAGTGGGAGGAGACGCTAAAGTAGCTTCTATTGCTGCAGCTTCCTTGGTGGCGAAAGTCAGCAGGGACGGCTGGATGGTTAAACTCAGTTCCCTTTATCCGGAATATGGCTGGGAAAAAAATAAAGGATATGGCACAGCCAATCATTTTGAATCCTTGAGAACCAAAGGCCTTAGTCCTTATCACCGGAAATCCTTTTTGGTTAAGAGGTTGCACCTTGCGAAGTCCTTGAATTATGAAATGGATCTCTATTCGGAATTGGATAAAGAAAAAAAATTTTTTTAA
- the rplS gene encoding 50S ribosomal protein L19 yields the protein MNLIEKIESTQLKKDIPFFAQGDYVTVMSKVIEGEKERVQSFSGIVISRKGRGINESFIVRKISYGEGIERNFKLHSPAIEKIIVERKAPKIRRAKLYYLRKQKGKEAMLGIK from the coding sequence ATGAACCTTATTGAAAAAATTGAATCGACGCAACTCAAAAAGGATATTCCGTTTTTTGCCCAGGGGGATTACGTGACGGTTATGTCGAAAGTTATCGAGGGTGAAAAGGAAAGAGTCCAATCGTTTTCAGGAATAGTGATCAGCAGGAAAGGCAGGGGAATTAATGAATCTTTCATTGTAAGAAAAATAAGTTATGGGGAAGGAATTGAAAGGAATTTTAAACTTCATTCCCCGGCGATTGAAAAAATCATCGTAGAAAGAAAAGCCCCGAAAATAAGAAGAGCCAAGCTTTATTATCTGCGCAAGCAAAAAGGCAAAGAGGCGATGCTCGGTATAAAATAG
- the trmD gene encoding tRNA (guanosine(37)-N1)-methyltransferase TrmD, translating to MRIDVVTLNPRIIESASEEGILKQALKKGLLELFVHQLRDYARDKHKTVDDRPYGGGPGMVLKCEPIFEAVEAIGWCKDKDTVVCPSPSGIKFDQQLAKDLSKRNRLIFICGQYEGIDQRVIDQLVDLEICIGDYILSSGTIAALVIIDSVVRLIPGVLGNQDSILDESFEDFLLEGPQYTRPRKFRDWEVPAVLLSGDHRRILLWRKRLSEEKTEKMRKDLWEARKKGERI from the coding sequence GTGAGAATCGATGTTGTAACCCTCAATCCCCGAATTATCGAATCGGCTTCGGAAGAAGGTATTCTTAAGCAAGCTTTAAAAAAGGGGCTATTGGAGCTTTTTGTTCATCAGCTCAGGGATTATGCACGGGACAAACATAAGACGGTGGATGATAGACCTTATGGGGGAGGGCCTGGGATGGTTTTAAAATGTGAGCCGATTTTCGAAGCCGTAGAAGCGATTGGCTGGTGTAAGGATAAAGATACGGTGGTATGCCCTTCGCCTTCGGGAATAAAGTTTGACCAACAGCTCGCTAAAGATTTGTCCAAGAGAAATCGATTGATCTTTATTTGTGGCCAATATGAGGGAATAGATCAGCGTGTTATTGATCAACTTGTTGACCTGGAAATTTGCATTGGAGATTATATATTAAGTAGCGGGACGATCGCCGCACTCGTTATTATAGATAGCGTGGTAAGATTGATTCCGGGCGTATTGGGCAATCAGGATTCAATCCTTGATGAATCCTTCGAGGATTTTTTACTTGAAGGGCCCCAGTATACTCGACCGAGAAAATTCAGGGATTGGGAAGTTCCGGCTGTCTTGTTGTCTGGAGACCATAGGCGGATACTCTTATGGAGGAAGCGGCTTTCTGAAGAGAAAACAGAAAAAATGCGCAAAGACCTTTGGGAAGCCAGAAAGAAAGGAGAACGAATATGA
- the rpsP gene encoding 30S ribosomal protein S16 gives MAVVIRLRREGKKGRPQYRIVVADKRCPTNGKYIEEVGFYDPMVEAPQGYRLKLQRVSYWLKQGAKPTETVDQIIKKVSKLETKDN, from the coding sequence ATGGCTGTTGTAATAAGATTAAGACGAGAGGGAAAGAAAGGTAGACCTCAATATAGGATCGTTGTGGCGGATAAACGGTGCCCTACCAACGGAAAGTATATCGAAGAAGTGGGGTTTTATGATCCCATGGTTGAGGCTCCGCAGGGCTACCGTTTAAAACTTCAAAGAGTGAGTTACTGGCTTAAGCAGGGAGCAAAGCCCACCGAAACAGTGGATCAAATTATCAAAAAGGTTTCAAAATTAGAAACTAAAGACAACTGA
- the ffh gene encoding signal recognition particle protein, translated as MLELLQQKLQSLFKNLRGYGKLSEENISGAIREIRLALLASDVHVQVVKEICEEVKQKSLGKKVLETIRPGDQFIKIFHDELIQYLEADKNGLSTDRPLRILLCGLNGSGKTTTAAKLALWCKKNRERVGLVAADLTRPAAIAQLSKLASQVGAPVYSPQEAEKLDDFLLRVATESVQDRLSVVIYDTAGRLDLDDELLEELHHIYELVSPQEVLIVIDSATGQKGVDVVAAFRQKIPLTGLILSKFDGDARGGAAFSVKKVTGVPILFMGTGEKIESLEVFRPDRLVDRLFGFGDIVSLVEKVEAQVKEESIAEIEKKIRSKQFGLDDFLVQMRMLKKLGPLEQVLSYLPAFPGKGQLTIDDKKLKRIEAIVLSMTPEERKNPDIINGKRKLRISKGSGTTVTEINEFLKRFDAVRKMIKKFSSKEGFKLPFFKN; from the coding sequence ATGTTAGAGCTGTTACAACAAAAATTGCAGTCCCTATTTAAAAATCTTAGGGGCTATGGGAAGCTTAGTGAAGAAAATATCTCGGGAGCGATCAGGGAAATTAGGCTTGCCCTTTTAGCTTCCGATGTCCATGTCCAGGTTGTCAAAGAAATTTGCGAAGAAGTCAAGCAGAAGTCTTTGGGAAAGAAAGTCTTGGAGACTATTCGACCTGGAGATCAGTTCATAAAGATTTTTCATGACGAGCTTATCCAGTATCTTGAGGCCGATAAAAATGGGCTCTCTACTGATCGTCCTTTGAGGATATTGCTGTGCGGTTTAAATGGATCGGGGAAAACAACTACAGCAGCCAAGCTAGCCTTATGGTGTAAAAAAAATCGTGAAAGGGTTGGATTGGTGGCTGCAGACCTGACCAGGCCGGCGGCTATCGCACAACTTTCGAAGCTTGCTTCGCAAGTAGGAGCTCCCGTTTATTCTCCTCAAGAAGCTGAAAAACTCGATGATTTTCTACTGAGGGTTGCCACGGAGTCTGTGCAAGATAGGCTTTCTGTGGTCATATATGATACTGCGGGAAGACTGGACCTGGATGATGAGCTGCTTGAAGAATTGCATCACATCTATGAGCTTGTTTCTCCCCAGGAAGTTTTGATTGTTATCGATTCAGCTACGGGACAAAAAGGAGTTGATGTCGTCGCGGCCTTTAGGCAAAAGATTCCCCTAACGGGCTTGATTCTTTCCAAGTTCGACGGTGATGCTCGTGGAGGAGCTGCTTTTTCAGTAAAAAAGGTAACCGGTGTTCCCATTCTTTTCATGGGAACGGGAGAAAAGATAGAGTCTTTGGAAGTGTTCCGACCGGACAGATTGGTGGATAGGCTCTTTGGGTTTGGAGATATCGTTTCTCTTGTTGAAAAGGTAGAAGCTCAAGTCAAAGAAGAATCGATTGCTGAAATCGAAAAAAAGATTCGTTCTAAGCAGTTTGGTTTGGATGATTTTCTGGTCCAGATGCGTATGCTCAAAAAACTTGGTCCCTTAGAACAGGTCCTTTCCTATCTTCCTGCTTTTCCGGGCAAAGGGCAACTCACAATCGATGATAAAAAATTGAAGAGGATAGAAGCCATTGTTCTTTCTATGACTCCTGAGGAAAGAAAAAACCCCGATATCATTAATGGCAAAAGAAAACTGAGGATATCCAAGGGCAGCGGGACAACGGTGACCGAGATCAATGAATTCTTAAAAAGATTTGACGCCGTTCGTAAAATGATCAAAAAGTTTTCTTCCAAGGAGGGTTTTAAACTTCCTTTTTTTAAAAACTAA
- a CDS encoding proteasome accessory factor PafA2 family protein: MRRIVGLETEYGCLFNQGTDLLSVPEQVKDYLILEKKMGLIDVHDRDYDEPAGNGGFLFNGGRLYIDMGHVEYCTSECKNLADLVASDYAGEKLLQTALDELGLSSKVSFIKNNIDHYTGATFGCHENYLIHRNAPLTQENVDSLLAFLAIRGLMVGSGRVGSVLSSRKYNKKEGKTVNFQVMQRADYIQTEIYEWVQFNRALINARDEPLSDPCRFRRLHLLLGDSNILPFSQALKVGSTALVLDLLECRKLPPIAFTDPVKTMRQVSHVASADLLIELADGRKWTPVEVLSEYYLQAQKLEEKDEDAYWILEAWEEVLEGLSGNQEKLIGKVDWITKKYLLESFCMKENIAWDDPWLDSLDLEYHQIDRKKNFVWLLPNTRYEDLNLPSWPQTNFIADPPRNTRAYVRSLLMKQLAKEKVSYVIDWDYVQIGNSKFYSLDDPFISVLPKTSKRPCFDTINW; the protein is encoded by the coding sequence ATGAGACGCATTGTTGGATTAGAAACGGAGTATGGATGTCTTTTTAACCAGGGAACAGATCTATTGTCTGTCCCTGAACAAGTTAAAGATTATCTCATCCTTGAAAAAAAAATGGGGCTTATCGATGTCCATGACAGGGATTACGACGAGCCGGCGGGTAATGGAGGTTTTTTATTTAACGGGGGCAGGCTTTATATCGACATGGGGCATGTTGAGTACTGTACTTCAGAATGCAAGAACTTGGCCGATCTTGTCGCCTCCGATTATGCCGGGGAAAAATTGCTTCAAACAGCTCTTGATGAACTTGGTCTGAGCAGCAAGGTTTCATTTATAAAGAACAACATAGATCACTATACGGGAGCAACTTTTGGATGCCATGAGAATTACTTGATCCATCGCAATGCTCCTTTAACCCAGGAAAACGTGGATTCTCTTCTTGCTTTCTTGGCCATAAGAGGGTTGATGGTAGGAAGCGGACGCGTGGGCAGCGTGCTATCTTCAAGGAAATATAACAAGAAAGAGGGCAAAACGGTAAATTTCCAGGTCATGCAGCGCGCGGATTATATCCAGACCGAGATTTATGAGTGGGTCCAATTTAACCGGGCCTTGATTAATGCCAGGGATGAACCCCTTAGCGATCCCTGTCGATTCCGTAGGCTGCATCTTCTTCTCGGAGATTCGAACATTTTGCCTTTTTCACAGGCTCTCAAAGTGGGTTCAACAGCCCTTGTCTTGGATCTACTCGAATGTCGAAAGCTGCCCCCGATCGCTTTTACTGATCCAGTAAAAACCATGAGACAAGTTTCCCATGTTGCGTCAGCGGACTTACTGATCGAACTTGCCGATGGACGAAAATGGACCCCGGTGGAAGTCTTATCCGAGTATTATCTTCAAGCTCAGAAGTTGGAAGAAAAAGACGAAGATGCCTATTGGATCTTGGAAGCTTGGGAGGAAGTCCTTGAAGGGCTTTCCGGCAATCAGGAAAAACTGATAGGTAAAGTAGATTGGATCACGAAAAAATATCTTTTGGAGTCCTTTTGTATGAAAGAAAACATAGCATGGGATGATCCTTGGCTTGATAGCCTTGATTTAGAGTACCATCAGATCGACAGGAAAAAGAATTTTGTGTGGCTTCTTCCCAATACCCGTTATGAAGATCTCAACCTACCCAGTTGGCCTCAAACCAATTTTATAGCGGATCCTCCTCGAAACACCCGCGCCTACGTACGCAGCCTCCTTATGAAACAGCTTGCTAAAGAGAAGGTTTCCTATGTTATAGACTGGGATTATGTTCAAATAGGGAATTCTAAGTTTTATTCCTTGGATGATCCTTTTATATCGGTTTTGCCCAAGACTTCAAAACGGCCTTGTTTTGATACAATAAATTGGTAG